In Zingiber officinale cultivar Zhangliang chromosome 1A, Zo_v1.1, whole genome shotgun sequence, a genomic segment contains:
- the LOC122024921 gene encoding long chain base biosynthesis protein 1b-like yields the protein MAAAVISMTTAALDWVSVVFDAPLARAVVFGVHIDGHLVVEVLLIAVILFQLTRKSYKPPKKPLTEKEIDDLCEEWVPESLHPPITEEMKVEPPTLESAAGPHTVIDGKKVVNFASANYLGLIGNDKIIDSCVASLEKYGVGSCGPRGFYGTIDVHLDCETRIAKFMGTPDSILYSYGISTIFSVIPAFCKKGDIIVADEGVHWGVQNGLYLSRSTVVYFKHNDMTSLEGTLEKLTRGNRQAEKIRRYIVVEALYQNSGQVAPLNEIMRLKEKYRFRVILEESHSFGVLGNTGRGLAEHYGVSIEKIDIITAGMGNALATDGGFCIGSARVVDHQRLSSSGYVFSASLPPYLASAAVAAVNYLEDNPTVLTTLRSNVSLLWKGLSDIPGLTIASDPSSPLVFLKLKKSTSSSKCDLELLNKIAEKALREDSVFVVSTKRSVLDKCHLPVGIRLFVSAGHTVSDIKKVSDSLRRVAALVLAEHI from the exons ATGGCCGCTGCTGTAATTAGCATGACCACTGCAGCGCTGGATTGGGTATCTGTGGTTTTTGATGCTCCGCTTGCCCGAGCTGTTGTCTTTGGTGTTCACATAGATG GACACTTAGTTGTTGAAGTGCTACTTATAGCTGTCATACTGTTCCAACTAACAAGAAAAAGTTACAAGCCGCCCAAGAAACCCCTAACTGAAAAG GAAATAGATGATCTTTGTGAAGAATGGGTTCCTGAATCCCTTCATCCGCCTATCACTGAGGAAATGAAAGTTGAGCCTCCAACCTTAGAAAG TGCTGCAGGGCCACACACGGTAATTGATGGAAAGAAAGTTGTGAATTTTGCTTCGGCAAACTATCTAGGACTTATAGGCAATGATAAGATAATT GATTCATGTGTTGCCTCACTAGAAAAGTATGGCGTCGGTTCTTGTGGTCCTCGTGGTTTCTATGGAACAATTG ATGTCCACCTTGATTGTGAGACGAGAATTGCAAAGTTCATGGGTACTCCAGATTCAATACTCTACTCTTATGGCATCTCAACCATTTTCAGTGTCATTCCAGCATTTTGTAAGAAAGGAGACATTATTGTTGC AGATGAGGGTGTTCATTGGGGAGTGCAAAATGGGCTTTATCTCTCAAGAAGTACTGTTGTTTACTTCAAGCATAATGATATGACATCACTAGAGGGCACTTTAGAGAAATTGACTCGTGGAAATAGGCAAGCAGAAAAGATTAGACGCTATATTGTTGTTGAAGCACTTTACCAG AATTCTGGTCAAGTTGCCCCATTAAATGAAATTATGCGGCTAAAAGAGAAGTACCGCTTTCGGGTCATATTGGAAGAAAGCCATTCCTTTGGTGTACTTGGAAACACTGGACGAGGTCTTGCTGAGCATTATGGAGTATCA ATTGAGAAGATTGATATAATAACTGCTGGTATGGGAAATGCATTGGCCACCGATGGGGGGTTTTGCATTGGAAGTGCCAGAGTAGTTGATCACCAG CGTTTGAGTAGCTCTGGATACGTCTTTTCTGCATCTTTACCTCCCTATCTTGCAAGTGCTGCAGTTGCTGCTGTGAACTACTTAGAGGATAATCCAACTGTTCTCACAACATTAAGGAGCAATGTTTCTCTGCTCTGGAAAG GGTTATCAGATATACCAGGTTTGACAATTGCAAGTGATCCATCATCACCCCTTGTCTtcctaaaacttaaaaaatcaacGAGTTCctccaagtgtgacttggaacTTCTAAACAAAATTGCCGAAAAG GCACTTAGGGAAGATTCTGTCTTTGTTGTTAGCACAAAAAGGTCAGTTCTGGATAAGTGCCATCTTCCCGTTGGCATTCGCTTATTTGTTTCGGCAGGTCACACTGTATCCGACATCAAGAAAGTTTCCGACTCCTTGCGAAGAGTTGCAGCCCTGGTTCTAGCTGAACATATCTAA